In the Mycolicibacter sp. MU0102 genome, one interval contains:
- a CDS encoding type 1 glutamine amidotransferase domain-containing protein, producing MSGSLEGRRVAFLVAPEGVEQVELTEPWRAVTEAGARPTLVSTADGQVQAFNHLDRADKFDVDRQVKDVSGDDFDALVLPGGVANPDQLRTDERAVSFVREFFDVGKPVAVICHGPWTLVEAGVVAGRRITSWPSLRTDIVNAGGDWVDEELVRCDCGPSILLSSRKPDDLPAFCNALVEEFAARGATL from the coding sequence ATGTCCGGATCGCTGGAAGGACGACGGGTCGCGTTTCTGGTGGCGCCGGAGGGTGTCGAACAGGTCGAGCTGACCGAACCGTGGCGCGCGGTCACCGAGGCCGGTGCGCGTCCGACGCTGGTGTCCACCGCCGATGGCCAGGTTCAGGCCTTCAACCATCTGGACCGTGCCGACAAATTCGACGTGGACCGCCAGGTCAAGGATGTGTCGGGGGATGACTTCGATGCGCTGGTGCTGCCCGGCGGGGTGGCCAACCCCGACCAGTTGCGCACCGATGAGCGCGCGGTGTCCTTTGTGCGGGAGTTCTTCGACGTCGGTAAACCGGTCGCCGTCATCTGCCATGGCCCGTGGACATTGGTCGAAGCCGGAGTCGTTGCGGGACGGCGGATTACGTCGTGGCCGAGCTTGCGTACCGATATCGTCAACGCGGGCGGCGATTGGGTCGACGAGGAGTTGGTGCGCTGCGACTGCGGGCCATCGATCCTGTTGTCGAGCCGTAAACCCGACGACCTCCCGGCCTTCTGCAATGCGCTCGTGGAAGAGTTCGCGGCACGCGGGGCGACGTTGTGA
- a CDS encoding oxidoreductase, giving the protein MTSIAFNLPRTVTLAADAALLGLAGMHAYMLATAAHRPGYFAVYCAAMIIGCVVAAGITWVDVDDIVPAAGWVAGGILSTAFLIGYPISRMVSLPGLSALTGRWDLAPGNLALACAAAFLVLHLTVLTGVNVAFGQRRGWYD; this is encoded by the coding sequence ATGACGAGCATCGCGTTCAACTTGCCGCGGACAGTGACCCTGGCGGCGGACGCCGCACTGCTGGGCTTGGCGGGCATGCATGCCTACATGCTGGCGACCGCAGCGCACCGTCCCGGCTATTTCGCGGTGTACTGCGCCGCGATGATCATCGGCTGTGTGGTCGCCGCCGGCATCACCTGGGTCGACGTCGACGATATTGTGCCGGCCGCGGGGTGGGTGGCGGGCGGCATCCTGAGCACGGCTTTCCTGATCGGCTATCCGATCAGCCGGATGGTGAGTCTGCCGGGCCTGTCGGCGCTGACCGGGAGATGGGACCTGGCCCCGGGAAACCTGGCGCTGGCCTGCGCGGCGGCCTTCTTGGTGCTGCATCTGACGGTGCTGACCGGGGTCAATGTGGCATTCGGGCAGCGCAGGGGCTGGTATGACTGA
- a CDS encoding hemerythrin domain-containing protein — MAQTTLHSRTDVVDFLTEQHQRIKTLFDETLLAAGGERDESFVRLRRLLAVHETAEEEIVHPRAAHELDNGRAMIDARLAEEKKAKEVLGELENVNVDSEFFTEKLRELRDDVLEHAGHEERDEFAQLRDELSESELKLLERAVTLAEAIAPTRPHAGVEGALANALVGPFASMMDRARDAILGYDS; from the coding sequence ATGGCACAGACGACATTGCACAGCCGGACAGACGTGGTCGATTTCCTCACCGAACAGCACCAGCGCATCAAAACGCTGTTTGACGAGACGCTGCTGGCCGCTGGCGGCGAGCGCGACGAGTCGTTCGTCCGGCTGCGCAGGCTGCTGGCCGTTCACGAGACGGCAGAAGAGGAGATCGTGCATCCGCGGGCTGCCCACGAGCTCGACAACGGCCGCGCGATGATTGACGCACGGCTGGCCGAGGAGAAGAAGGCCAAAGAGGTCCTGGGCGAGCTGGAGAACGTCAATGTCGATTCGGAGTTCTTCACCGAAAAGCTCCGGGAACTTCGCGACGACGTCCTCGAACATGCCGGCCACGAAGAACGTGACGAATTCGCCCAGCTGCGTGACGAACTCAGCGAATCCGAACTGAAGCTGTTGGAGCGCGCGGTCACGCTCGCCGAGGCGATCGCCCCGACCAGGCCGCACGCCGGGGTGGAGGGTGCACTGGCCAATGCGTTGGTCGGGCCCTTTGCCTCGATGATGGACCGGGCACGGGACGCGATCCTGGGGTATGACTCATGA
- a CDS encoding molybdopterin-dependent oxidoreductase, producing MMLLDYPAWLRIDHWLNVLFLTLLLRSGFEILSTHPKLYWHADSAPGTEWARFTRKVMPTNKLYDTLDEEEDYSPLIALPGHKALGMGRHWHFAAVIGWILVGLSYYVLLFVTGQWHRYWPYSWSIFTDAWNDIVTYASFNLPPLLPGEPLDAIQKLTYAAVIFGLAPFQILTGAAQSPAIEARFPWYVRMFGGRQAARSLHFLGLVAFVVFIGIHLAMVFFWGWGRLTALMIFGSVRNAYWATGLSLLIIAAIVAVHIAATVWSQRSPSSVRRVLGALISVPRKGLLRRLDSRQNYPVRMLSTEHRVNGKPPTAEYYKVMAVHNFVDWHLRVGGLVEQPTTLDLAGVRALAEPQTQRVLHNCVQGWTSIGEWTGVPLGTLVDLVKPLPQARYVCFMSMQDNSTDEPSSEGGGQFYEVLDLKLAHKPQMLLAYAMNGQPLPIKHGAPLRLRAETQVGFKMAKWINQIEFVDDYAHIGKGRGGWREDNVYYGMDGEI from the coding sequence CTGATGTTGCTCGACTATCCAGCTTGGCTGCGGATCGACCACTGGCTCAACGTCTTATTCCTAACCCTGTTGCTGCGCAGCGGCTTCGAGATCCTCTCCACCCATCCCAAGCTGTACTGGCACGCAGACAGTGCACCCGGAACGGAGTGGGCTCGCTTCACCCGCAAGGTGATGCCCACCAACAAGCTCTACGACACCCTGGATGAGGAGGAGGACTACTCTCCGCTGATCGCGCTGCCTGGACACAAAGCACTGGGCATGGGCCGGCATTGGCACTTCGCCGCCGTCATCGGCTGGATTCTCGTCGGATTGTCTTACTACGTACTGCTTTTCGTGACCGGACAATGGCACCGGTACTGGCCGTACTCCTGGTCGATCTTCACCGACGCCTGGAACGATATCGTCACCTACGCCAGCTTCAACCTGCCCCCGCTGCTGCCGGGCGAACCGCTGGACGCCATTCAGAAGCTGACCTACGCCGCGGTGATCTTCGGGCTGGCACCATTCCAGATCCTCACCGGGGCCGCGCAGTCACCGGCGATCGAGGCCCGGTTCCCCTGGTATGTGCGGATGTTCGGCGGCCGACAGGCTGCCCGCAGCCTGCACTTCCTCGGCCTGGTCGCGTTCGTGGTGTTCATCGGGATCCACCTGGCGATGGTCTTCTTCTGGGGGTGGGGCCGGCTCACGGCGTTGATGATCTTCGGGTCGGTCCGCAACGCTTACTGGGCGACCGGGCTGTCATTGCTCATCATCGCGGCTATCGTCGCGGTCCACATTGCGGCCACCGTGTGGAGCCAGCGCAGCCCCTCCTCGGTGCGGCGGGTACTCGGCGCGCTGATCAGCGTGCCGCGCAAAGGTCTGCTGCGCCGGTTGGACTCTCGGCAGAACTACCCGGTGCGCATGCTGTCGACCGAGCACCGTGTCAATGGCAAGCCGCCGACCGCCGAGTACTACAAGGTGATGGCGGTGCATAACTTCGTCGATTGGCACCTGCGGGTCGGCGGGCTGGTGGAACAACCGACGACGCTGGACCTGGCCGGGGTGCGGGCGCTGGCCGAGCCACAGACTCAGCGGGTACTGCACAACTGCGTGCAGGGCTGGACGTCGATCGGCGAGTGGACCGGCGTCCCGCTGGGAACCCTGGTGGACCTGGTGAAGCCGCTGCCGCAGGCCCGCTACGTCTGCTTTATGAGCATGCAGGACAACAGCACCGACGAGCCGAGCTCGGAAGGCGGGGGGCAGTTCTACGAGGTACTCGATCTCAAGCTGGCCCATAAACCGCAGATGCTGTTGGCCTATGCGATGAATGGCCAGCCACTGCCCATCAAACACGGGGCGCCCCTGCGGCTTCGCGCCGAGACGCAGGTCGGTTTCAAAATGGCCAAGTGGATCAACCAGATCGAGTTCGTCGACGACTACGCCCACATCGGAAAGGGCCGGGGTGGCTGGCGCGAGGACAACGTCTACTACGGCATGGACGGAGAGATCTGA